A stretch of Paenibacillus mucilaginosus 3016 DNA encodes these proteins:
- a CDS encoding thiamine pyrophosphate-binding protein yields the protein METVASSLVRHLHSWGIRHAFGVPGKAIVPLILELGNQNVEFVLSRHEGGAGFSAAGYALMNGRLGVAIGTSGPGGTNMLTAAGQAKAYHLPVLFITGHASSKDSGRPLGQDSTFFAADLARMFEPVTLFSARVERSEQFPVYLQHAVERALTGVRGPVHLSIPQDVLTEPVRHFELELPALHPALRSPRLKEAAELLEQAHRPALLLGKGVHISGAYEAVEAFAERWQIPVMTTPGGKGAFRSRHPLHIGPYGLGGCPEASEYLKSGIDLFVAIGTKLSDMSLPAITEDMIPQAVLHFDIDGTFVGKSFPAPALFIQGDAKANLEALLELAAERAPEVCGAYAEAAAALQTPDLSENEVMKAKSLVISDETQPLITAVQVMEVLGRCLPSDVMVFGDDGSHSYHAIRSLDIHTPGSFRFDDVFAAMGHAIGFSIGAKIASPDRTVVCLTGDGCMFMHGTEISTAVNNGAGVIFIVLNNGRLDMVNKGMRHATGRSDGTVYETPLQAALLAEALGASAFTASSPPELEGALEKALQAGKAAVIEVLVDPEEIPPTLARG from the coding sequence ATGGAAACTGTTGCATCATCGCTCGTACGCCATCTTCACAGCTGGGGAATCCGGCATGCCTTCGGCGTGCCCGGCAAAGCTATTGTTCCGCTCATCCTTGAACTTGGCAACCAGAACGTGGAGTTTGTGCTCAGCCGCCACGAAGGCGGCGCCGGGTTCTCGGCCGCAGGCTATGCCCTCATGAACGGCAGGCTTGGCGTGGCCATCGGCACCTCGGGCCCCGGAGGCACCAACATGCTGACCGCGGCCGGGCAGGCCAAAGCTTATCATCTGCCCGTCCTCTTCATCACCGGGCATGCATCCAGTAAAGACAGCGGCCGGCCGCTTGGACAGGACTCCACCTTCTTCGCAGCTGATCTGGCCCGCATGTTCGAGCCTGTAACGCTGTTCAGCGCGAGAGTCGAGCGGAGCGAACAGTTCCCCGTGTATCTCCAGCATGCGGTCGAACGGGCGCTGACCGGTGTGCGCGGCCCCGTCCATCTCTCCATCCCGCAGGATGTGCTGACGGAACCCGTCCGCCACTTCGAGCTGGAGCTGCCGGCTCTGCATCCTGCCCTCCGCTCTCCCCGGCTGAAGGAAGCCGCAGAGCTGCTGGAGCAGGCCCACCGTCCTGCTCTCCTGCTGGGCAAGGGCGTACATATTTCCGGAGCCTATGAGGCAGTGGAGGCTTTCGCCGAACGGTGGCAGATTCCCGTCATGACCACTCCCGGCGGCAAAGGCGCCTTCCGTTCCCGGCACCCTCTTCATATTGGTCCTTACGGACTGGGCGGCTGCCCTGAGGCTTCCGAATACCTGAAGAGCGGGATCGACCTGTTCGTGGCCATCGGCACGAAACTCAGCGACATGTCCCTGCCTGCCATCACGGAAGACATGATTCCGCAGGCCGTTCTTCACTTTGATATCGACGGAACCTTCGTTGGCAAGAGCTTTCCCGCCCCTGCCCTGTTCATTCAAGGAGATGCGAAGGCGAACCTGGAAGCACTGCTCGAGCTTGCTGCCGAACGGGCACCTGAAGTTTGCGGAGCGTATGCCGAGGCCGCTGCCGCGCTGCAGACGCCTGACCTTTCGGAGAATGAGGTTATGAAAGCGAAATCATTGGTAATTTCGGACGAAACCCAGCCGCTCATCACTGCGGTGCAGGTGATGGAGGTCCTGGGCCGCTGCCTTCCTTCGGATGTTATGGTGTTCGGCGATGACGGGAGCCACAGCTATCATGCGATCCGCAGTCTGGATATTCATACTCCCGGCTCCTTCCGCTTCGATGACGTCTTCGCCGCGATGGGCCATGCGATCGGCTTCTCCATCGGAGCCAAGATCGCCTCCCCGGACCGAACGGTGGTCTGCCTGACCGGCGACGGGTGCATGTTCATGCACGGGACTGAGATCTCCACGGCCGTGAATAACGGAGCCGGGGTCATCTTCATTGTTCTGAACAACGGCCGTCTGGATATGGTCAATAAAGGCATGCGTCATGCTACCGGACGCAGTGACGGGACGGTCTACGAGACGCCGCTGCAGGCCGCGCTGCTCGCCGAAGCCCTGGGCGCCTCGGCCTTCACCGCCTCCTCCCCTCCTGAGCTTGAGGGCGCACTGGAGAAGGCTCTGCAGGCAGGGAAAGCCGCCGTCATTGAAGTACTGGTCGATCCGGAGGAGATTCCTCCAACATTAGCCCGAGGATAG
- a CDS encoding ABC transporter ATP-binding protein, with the protein MDRPPNQEAPCISVREVSHRFQDMQALSGISFDIYPGELISLLGPSGCGKSTLLRLMADLLQPTSGEIRVSGGDPRTARLRREFGIVFQHPTLFDWRTVRGNIELPLELLGAGRAERDDTCDALLDLVGLHRFAGHYPWQLSGGMQQRVAIARALSLDPPILFMDEPFSALDEFTKEKLHIELLSIQQATGKTIVFVTHSIPEAAFLSDRIMVLSAHPGRMHSIFDVGLGARRVPEHRDEPQFHELVSRVRACFREEGEPRHERAV; encoded by the coding sequence ATGGACCGACCGCCGAACCAGGAAGCCCCGTGTATCTCCGTCCGTGAAGTGTCTCACCGTTTCCAGGATATGCAGGCCCTAAGCGGAATAAGCTTCGACATTTATCCCGGTGAACTGATTTCCCTGCTCGGCCCTTCCGGCTGCGGCAAATCCACCCTGCTCCGGCTGATGGCCGACCTGCTTCAGCCTACGTCGGGAGAGATCCGCGTCAGCGGGGGAGATCCCCGAACCGCCCGCCTGCGCCGCGAATTCGGCATCGTGTTCCAGCACCCCACCTTGTTCGACTGGCGAACGGTGCGCGGAAATATCGAGCTCCCGCTCGAGCTGCTGGGCGCCGGCCGTGCCGAACGCGACGACACCTGTGACGCACTTCTCGATCTGGTCGGCCTCCACCGCTTCGCGGGCCATTACCCCTGGCAACTCAGCGGCGGCATGCAGCAGCGGGTGGCCATTGCCAGAGCCCTCTCGCTGGATCCCCCGATCCTGTTCATGGATGAACCCTTCTCTGCCCTCGACGAATTCACGAAGGAAAAGCTGCACATCGAACTCCTCTCCATCCAACAAGCCACCGGCAAGACCATTGTCTTCGTGACCCATTCGATTCCCGAAGCCGCATTTCTCTCCGACCGCATTATGGTCCTGTCCGCCCACCCGGGCCGGATGCATTCCATCTTCGACGTAGGCCTCGGCGCCCGGCGCGTGCCGGAGCACCGGGACGAGCCGCAGTTCCATGAGCTCGTCAGCCGGGTCCGGGCCTGCTTCAGGGAGGAAGGTGAGCCCCGTCATGAAAGAGCGGTCTAA
- a CDS encoding carboxymuconolactone decarboxylase family protein, giving the protein MNSEQMDKGKEQLTLMAGSVGNQIVNQLQQDFPELAAYVVGFGFGEIYAREGLSLQQKEMLTISALIAQGDTANQLHFHFHASLHVGLTTKEITEILLHCIPIVGIPKVMNGFRILGAVLEERRNMASL; this is encoded by the coding sequence ATGAACAGCGAACAAATGGACAAAGGTAAAGAACAGCTTACTTTGATGGCCGGGTCGGTCGGCAATCAAATTGTTAATCAGCTGCAGCAGGATTTTCCCGAGCTGGCCGCGTATGTCGTCGGGTTCGGCTTCGGCGAAATCTACGCCCGAGAAGGCCTCAGCCTGCAGCAAAAGGAAATGCTGACAATCTCCGCCCTGATCGCTCAGGGAGACACAGCCAACCAGCTGCATTTTCACTTTCACGCATCACTGCATGTTGGCCTCACCACCAAGGAAATCACCGAAATTCTGCTCCATTGCATTCCCATTGTAGGGATCCCCAAGGTGATGAACGGCTTTCGCATCCTGGGTGCCGTTCTGGAGGAACGCAGGAATATGGCATCCCTGTAG
- a CDS encoding ABC transporter permease has protein sequence MKERSNRRDTRWILCWAGGLLLLWEACAWLLHQSSGPAGAPAASKLPYPHLVLAAIAAGGPELAGQGAVTFGNAALGFAAGALIGYLLAIGMSLSRTAERIFAPYAVASQMVPIIGLAPIVYGILHQAETARVLMAAYVTFFPVTVHALRGLKSVQPGQLELMRSLAASRWVTYRKLILPAALPGLFTGLKIAAPLAITASVVVELMGAPDGIGVLMVSSLYYGSAQVYTFWSTVIVSMGIGLGAYGIVSWIERRAAPWQPEFRARRGSS, from the coding sequence ATGAAAGAGCGGTCTAACCGGCGGGACACCCGCTGGATTCTCTGCTGGGCCGGCGGCCTCCTGCTCCTGTGGGAGGCGTGCGCCTGGCTGCTGCACCAGTCCTCCGGGCCGGCCGGAGCGCCCGCCGCCTCGAAGCTGCCGTACCCGCACCTCGTGCTGGCTGCGATAGCGGCGGGCGGTCCGGAGTTAGCCGGGCAGGGCGCCGTGACCTTCGGCAATGCGGCGCTCGGCTTTGCCGCCGGCGCCCTGATCGGGTACCTGCTCGCGATAGGGATGAGCTTGTCCCGGACGGCCGAGCGCATCTTCGCCCCCTACGCCGTCGCCTCGCAGATGGTTCCGATCATCGGGCTGGCGCCCATCGTCTACGGCATACTGCACCAGGCGGAGACCGCCCGCGTGCTGATGGCCGCTTATGTGACGTTTTTTCCTGTGACGGTTCATGCGCTCCGCGGGCTCAAAAGCGTGCAGCCGGGACAGCTCGAGCTGATGCGGTCCCTGGCGGCAAGCCGGTGGGTGACCTACCGCAAGCTGATCCTCCCTGCGGCGCTGCCCGGCCTCTTCACGGGGCTGAAGATCGCCGCCCCGCTGGCGATCACGGCCTCGGTCGTCGTGGAGCTGATGGGAGCGCCGGACGGGATCGGCGTCCTTATGGTGTCGTCGCTCTACTACGGCAGCGCCCAGGTCTATACGTTCTGGTCAACGGTGATCGTGTCGATGGGCATCGGGCTCGGGGCGTACGGCATCGTCTCCTGGATCGAGCGGCGGGCGGCGCCCTGGCAGCCGGAATTTCGGGCAAGGAGGGGAAGTTCGTGA
- a CDS encoding ABC transporter permease — MKEAAFTAEKELLAQAVREPGDRGEPPAEFTRTGRTRRGKSAASWQSRLYPAAAGLLFLLLWQLGALHGLLGLEPYQLPLPSDIGASIRDNADVLWLYSLYTGAEIAGGCLLGSVLGLAAAVGASFLPRAGQAGISVLAAVSAVPIVALSPIASSWFGDGILSRIAVVAVLTTATMAVSAYKGLTAIEPSYLELMSSAAADRWQTLRKLRLPHALPDIFSALKIGMSTGIIGAIVGEFFVASRGLGYLLSDQIRLGNMPLAWACITIAAVLGIVLYTLIEGAERFAIPWHVSQRRSS, encoded by the coding sequence GTGAAGGAAGCCGCATTCACAGCGGAAAAAGAACTGCTGGCCCAAGCGGTCCGGGAGCCGGGAGACCGCGGAGAACCTCCGGCGGAGTTCACACGAACGGGGAGAACGCGCAGAGGAAAGAGTGCCGCCTCCTGGCAGAGCCGGCTGTATCCCGCTGCCGCCGGCCTCCTGTTCCTGCTGCTGTGGCAGCTCGGAGCGCTGCATGGGCTGCTTGGCCTCGAGCCGTACCAGCTGCCGCTGCCGTCCGACATCGGCGCCTCGATCCGCGACAACGCCGACGTGCTGTGGCTCTACTCCCTGTACACCGGGGCCGAGATCGCAGGCGGCTGCCTGCTCGGCTCGGTGCTCGGGCTCGCCGCCGCCGTCGGCGCCTCATTCCTGCCCCGGGCCGGGCAGGCGGGCATCTCCGTGCTGGCGGCCGTCAGCGCCGTGCCGATCGTGGCGCTGTCGCCGATCGCCAGCTCCTGGTTCGGCGACGGCATCCTCTCGCGCATCGCCGTGGTGGCGGTGCTCACGACGGCGACGATGGCCGTGAGCGCCTACAAGGGGCTGACGGCCATCGAGCCCAGCTACCTGGAGCTGATGTCCTCGGCGGCGGCGGACCGCTGGCAGACGCTGCGCAAGCTCCGGCTGCCCCATGCGCTGCCCGATATCTTCTCGGCTCTCAAGATCGGCATGTCGACAGGCATTATCGGGGCGATCGTCGGCGAATTTTTCGTAGCTTCCCGGGGGCTCGGGTACCTGCTCTCCGACCAGATCCGGCTCGGCAACATGCCGCTGGCCTGGGCCTGCATCACCATCGCCGCCGTACTCGGCATCGTGCTCTACACTCTGATCGAAGGGGCGGAACGGTTCGCGATTCCGTGGCACGTATCGCAGAGGCGGAGCTCCTGA
- a CDS encoding carboxymuconolactone decarboxylase family protein, whose product MSHKEQTNEERYRQGRETLVKMVGEEGTRTIEGIRTFFPDFGDMLISFGFGDLYSRKRLDLRQREIITLTSLITQGATDQLGFHVHAALNVGLEPEDILEIVMHCAGYAGFPKACGALNVVMAVFQERSIELKLD is encoded by the coding sequence ATGAGTCATAAAGAGCAGACGAACGAGGAGCGTTACCGGCAGGGCCGGGAAACGCTGGTGAAGATGGTAGGCGAAGAGGGGACGCGCACGATCGAAGGGATCCGCACGTTCTTTCCGGATTTTGGCGATATGCTGATCTCCTTTGGCTTCGGGGACTTGTATTCGCGCAAGCGGCTTGATCTGAGACAGCGGGAGATCATTACGCTGACATCCTTGATTACTCAAGGGGCTACCGATCAGCTTGGATTTCATGTGCATGCCGCGCTGAACGTGGGGCTGGAGCCGGAGGACATTCTGGAGATAGTCATGCACTGTGCCGGCTATGCCGGATTCCCCAAAGCCTGCGGAGCTCTGAATGTGGTGATGGCTGTATTCCAGGAGCGTTCAATCGAACTCAAGCTGGATTAA
- a CDS encoding putative bifunctional diguanylate cyclase/phosphodiesterase, producing the protein MSGISKDYITASKRFCAEAGMDAKVIPAPAVVMTEEELEAKRKEYDEILSVVQFFGDKVLDSLKGTPLLLSVADEKGFILRMMGDETIRSMVNELGIRPGVQFTEEVMGTNVVSLSLKHSGQPIELIGPDHYHEYLHTSACYAVAFRYTDNNNLLGSLSIMTAIEFKNPLMITMLSTTIDSIERELLLRKQNRKLNIMNQIMFQNTRNGIIITDKEGVITDFNQFAQELTGLTIEETVDKPVLCLDPMGGFIHSVIEEGKQYEDIQIEFGSRDGSRHKNVCLFDAFPIYDEFRRIIGAFGQFRNITDRYEAEERYNYLANHDDLTNIPNRRYYKMRLQSMIEQAKTGLHPYQIAVIYLDLDRFKLVNDTLGHTNGDMLLKLVVDRLKSLLAPGDIIARMGGDEFMFMLPGICSVGEVTRRVENILKLFHEPFNMNGYEFHITASIGIAMYPDDGLDIEMLMIHADTAMYKAKERGKNQYLHYSSEMQTRSHEKIRMETSLRRALENNEFILYYQPQIDIRSGRVKGVEALVRWQHPERGIVSPYEFIPLAEETGLIIPLDQWVLRTACHQNKKWQDMGLAPLRIAVNLSSQQFAKDSLVDIVQEILEESGLDPQYLELEITETMTMDVEHTIPTLEKLHALGVQISIDDFGTGYSSLNYLKKFSIDRLKIDQSFVRDIMFDAHDSDIVGTIIAMAHGMGLEVIAEGVEDAGQLEFLRKQNCNEVHGVLLQQTDTSR; encoded by the coding sequence ATGAGCGGCATATCTAAAGATTACATTACCGCATCGAAGCGGTTTTGCGCCGAGGCCGGCATGGATGCCAAAGTGATCCCCGCTCCTGCGGTCGTGATGACGGAGGAAGAGCTTGAGGCCAAGCGCAAAGAATATGATGAAATCCTGTCGGTCGTACAGTTTTTTGGGGACAAAGTGCTGGATTCCTTGAAGGGGACTCCCCTGCTGCTCTCTGTCGCTGATGAGAAGGGTTTCATTCTTCGTATGATGGGGGACGAAACCATCAGGAGCATGGTCAATGAGCTGGGAATCCGCCCGGGGGTACAGTTTACCGAAGAAGTGATGGGCACCAACGTGGTCTCCCTGTCCCTCAAGCACAGCGGTCAGCCCATCGAGCTGATCGGGCCGGACCATTATCACGAATACCTGCATACGAGCGCCTGTTATGCTGTGGCGTTCCGCTACACGGATAATAATAATCTGCTCGGCTCGCTGTCTATCATGACGGCCATCGAATTTAAGAACCCGTTGATGATCACGATGCTGTCAACAACGATTGACTCCATAGAAAGAGAGCTGCTGCTGCGGAAACAAAACCGGAAGCTGAACATCATGAACCAGATCATGTTTCAGAATACCCGCAACGGGATCATTATCACGGATAAAGAGGGTGTCATAACGGATTTCAACCAATTTGCCCAGGAGCTTACGGGCCTTACGATCGAGGAGACAGTGGACAAGCCGGTCCTGTGTCTCGATCCGATGGGAGGGTTTATCCACTCCGTCATTGAGGAAGGAAAGCAGTATGAGGACATCCAGATCGAATTCGGCAGCCGCGATGGCAGCCGCCACAAGAATGTCTGTCTCTTCGACGCGTTCCCGATCTATGATGAGTTCCGGCGCATTATCGGGGCGTTCGGTCAGTTCCGCAACATTACAGACCGCTACGAAGCCGAGGAGCGTTACAATTACCTGGCCAATCATGATGACCTGACGAACATTCCGAACCGCCGGTATTACAAGATGAGGCTTCAATCGATGATCGAACAGGCCAAGACGGGGCTGCATCCTTATCAGATCGCCGTCATTTATCTCGATCTGGACCGCTTCAAGCTGGTGAACGATACGCTTGGCCACACCAACGGAGACATGCTCCTGAAGCTGGTGGTCGACCGTCTGAAGTCCCTGCTTGCACCGGGGGATATCATCGCCAGAATGGGCGGGGACGAATTCATGTTCATGCTCCCCGGGATCTGCTCGGTTGGCGAGGTTACCCGGCGGGTGGAGAATATTCTGAAGCTCTTCCATGAGCCGTTCAATATGAACGGGTACGAGTTCCACATCACCGCGAGCATCGGGATCGCAATGTACCCGGATGACGGCCTGGATATCGAGATGTTGATGATCCACGCCGATACGGCGATGTACAAGGCCAAGGAGCGCGGCAAAAATCAATACCTGCACTATTCTTCGGAGATGCAGACGAGATCCCACGAAAAGATCCGTATGGAGACTTCCCTGCGCCGCGCCCTGGAAAACAACGAGTTCATCCTCTACTACCAGCCGCAGATCGATATCCGCTCCGGCAGAGTTAAAGGTGTCGAAGCGCTGGTCCGCTGGCAGCATCCGGAACGCGGGATCGTCTCGCCGTATGAGTTCATTCCGCTGGCCGAAGAGACCGGTCTGATCATTCCCCTGGACCAATGGGTGCTGCGCACCGCCTGCCACCAGAACAAGAAATGGCAGGATATGGGCCTTGCGCCGCTGCGCATTGCGGTGAACCTCTCCTCCCAGCAGTTTGCGAAGGATTCCCTGGTAGACATCGTCCAAGAGATTCTGGAGGAGAGCGGTCTCGACCCTCAGTACCTCGAGCTCGAGATCACCGAGACTATGACGATGGATGTAGAGCATACGATTCCGACGCTGGAAAAGCTTCATGCCCTAGGCGTTCAGATCAGTATAGACGACTTTGGGACGGGCTACAGCTCGCTGAACTATCTCAAGAAGTTCTCCATCGACCGTCTGAAGATCGACCAATCTTTTGTCCGCGATATCATGTTCGATGCCCATGATTCCGATATAGTGGGTACCATCATTGCGATGGCCCACGGCATGGGGCTGGAAGTGATTGCGGAAGGGGTAGAGGACGCCGGACAGCTGGAGTTCCTGAGAAAACAAAACTGCAACGAAGTGCACGGGGTATTACTACAGCAAACCGATACCAGCAGATGA
- a CDS encoding thiamine pyrophosphate-binding protein produces MQTVAQLLVKHLAAWGVTHVFGIPGKPVTPLVVEMDRQGLTFVLSKHEGGAGLAAAGYAYGGRSLGVALGTAGPGGVNMLTAAGQALASNLPVLFLTGQPPIREIGKVLGQDSTMFGTDLVKMFEPVTKFSARIERGDLLKTYLQHAMEQAFTGSKGPVHLSIPSDVLMEEIEEFELALPTHYPPVLSSNLQEVSDLLNRAERPLLLLGGGVHNQGAYRELAAFAELYNLPVITTPGGKGAFPTVHPLSVGPFGLGGTDAARDVLAQGIDVLVAVGTQLSDMETAGMGPGFFPKQVVQFDYDARFVGKTLPVPTIPVLGDLTANLRKLVELGAVREAQRQLEASAREAVACAQEAVPAADAWGGMLTGEQVMKVLRGALPASSQMFGDAGSHSFYAVKHFEVLEPGTFHFEEVYATMGRAIGYSIGAQLAEPERVVVCLTGDGCMFMNGTEVSTAVNYDAPVIFVVLNNERLDMVDKGMARHLGRAIGTVYETPLHAALFGESMGALSYRCRTANELHDAVASALSARQTAVIEVMVDPLEIPPTMARG; encoded by the coding sequence ATGCAAACCGTGGCGCAATTGTTAGTGAAGCATCTGGCGGCTTGGGGGGTCACCCACGTGTTTGGGATCCCAGGCAAGCCTGTGACCCCCCTTGTGGTGGAAATGGACCGCCAAGGTCTCACTTTCGTGCTCAGCAAGCACGAAGGGGGGGCCGGACTGGCTGCCGCAGGCTACGCCTACGGTGGCAGATCTCTTGGAGTAGCGCTTGGTACGGCGGGTCCCGGGGGCGTCAATATGCTGACGGCGGCAGGACAGGCACTGGCATCGAACCTGCCTGTCTTGTTCCTGACCGGGCAGCCGCCGATCCGCGAGATCGGCAAAGTTCTCGGCCAGGACAGTACGATGTTCGGCACCGATCTGGTGAAGATGTTTGAGCCTGTGACCAAATTCAGTGCACGCATTGAGCGCGGCGATCTCTTAAAAACATACCTGCAGCATGCGATGGAGCAGGCTTTCACGGGGTCCAAGGGTCCCGTGCATCTCTCCATTCCCTCTGATGTGCTGATGGAGGAGATCGAGGAATTTGAACTGGCTCTTCCGACGCATTATCCGCCTGTTCTCTCCTCCAATCTTCAGGAGGTGTCAGATTTACTGAACAGGGCCGAGCGTCCGCTGCTCCTGCTGGGCGGCGGTGTTCACAACCAGGGGGCGTACCGGGAGCTCGCGGCGTTCGCCGAGCTGTACAACCTCCCTGTCATAACGACGCCGGGCGGCAAGGGAGCTTTCCCGACGGTACATCCGCTTTCGGTCGGTCCGTTCGGATTAGGCGGGACCGACGCTGCGCGCGACGTATTGGCACAGGGGATCGATGTATTGGTAGCCGTCGGCACCCAGCTGAGCGATATGGAAACCGCAGGCATGGGGCCGGGATTCTTCCCGAAGCAGGTCGTACAGTTTGATTATGATGCCCGTTTCGTTGGCAAAACATTACCGGTTCCAACCATCCCGGTGCTGGGAGACCTGACCGCCAACCTGCGGAAGCTGGTGGAGCTGGGGGCGGTACGGGAAGCTCAGCGGCAGCTCGAAGCGTCTGCTCGTGAAGCCGTTGCCTGTGCGCAGGAGGCTGTCCCTGCAGCTGATGCTTGGGGAGGGATGCTGACCGGGGAGCAGGTCATGAAGGTGCTCCGCGGGGCGCTCCCGGCGAGCAGTCAGATGTTCGGCGATGCCGGCAGTCATTCGTTCTATGCCGTGAAGCACTTCGAGGTCCTGGAGCCGGGGACATTCCATTTTGAAGAGGTATATGCAACGATGGGCCGGGCGATTGGGTATTCGATCGGCGCGCAGCTGGCCGAGCCCGAGCGGGTGGTCGTCTGTCTCACAGGCGACGGCTGCATGTTCATGAACGGCACCGAGGTGTCCACGGCTGTCAACTATGACGCTCCCGTAATCTTCGTGGTTTTGAACAATGAAAGATTGGATATGGTAGATAAAGGCATGGCCCGGCATCTGGGCCGTGCCATCGGTACCGTCTATGAAACGCCGCTGCATGCGGCGCTCTTCGGCGAATCGATGGGAGCCTTGTCTTATCGCTGCCGTACGGCGAATGAGCTGCATGACGCCGTGGCATCCGCCCTCTCGGCCCGGCAGACGGCCGTTATCGAAGTGATGGTGGATCCGCTGGAGATTCCGCCGACGATGGCCCGCGGGTAA
- a CDS encoding ATP-binding protein, with amino-acid sequence MSIDIISESKQRCIERGMKPDQIPVPVTALSSLELKRSQDKYHALISVVDYFGQKLVKMLDGPPIMLLIANHEGFVLSLFGDENIRQMMNKLGIVEGMQFSEKEMGTNVVHMAMLHNKSIQLVGPQHFHEVLWQTACYCVPFHFKKINNLSGTIAIMTATQYHSPFILPLLTSMVDSMERELLLRQASRDQTIINDLMINTMNNGVIITDDKGNIQEFNSFAEKITNRDRESVIGNPIFAFEQFGNYIYNVLKNKQRFHDIELTFTNSLDHRTICLFDAMPIFGDRGNLIGSYAQFRDITERYDLEKQIITSEKFSAIGKLAAGLAHEIRNPLTSVMGFIYLLRERAKTESESGYLDLIYSELETMKQLVSDFVMMAKPGSPDRKDVVIEDLLRDTVRFMESQAKLSSSTITDYILTEETPMRIDPIQIKQVLINLIQNALEAMPDGGEVKIESRLANPNSYQITISDEGIGMTDDEMREVMNPFFTTKEAGLGLGLSTCYRIIENHKGKLSFTSQKGRGTKFTIDLPR; translated from the coding sequence ATGAGTATAGATATCATTTCCGAATCCAAACAGCGCTGCATCGAGAGGGGCATGAAGCCGGATCAGATTCCCGTGCCCGTCACCGCCCTCTCCTCCTTGGAGCTCAAACGAAGCCAGGATAAGTACCATGCCCTCATTTCAGTGGTCGATTATTTCGGTCAGAAGCTCGTGAAGATGCTCGACGGCCCCCCGATCATGCTCTTGATCGCGAACCACGAAGGCTTTGTCCTTTCCCTCTTTGGAGACGAGAACATCCGCCAAATGATGAACAAGCTCGGCATCGTTGAAGGCATGCAGTTCAGCGAGAAGGAAATGGGCACGAATGTCGTTCATATGGCTATGCTTCACAATAAGAGCATCCAACTGGTCGGTCCTCAGCATTTTCACGAGGTGCTTTGGCAGACCGCATGCTACTGTGTTCCGTTTCATTTCAAAAAAATCAACAACCTGTCCGGCACGATCGCGATCATGACGGCCACGCAGTATCACAGCCCCTTCATTCTTCCGCTGCTTACGAGCATGGTCGATTCCATGGAACGGGAGCTGCTCCTGCGCCAGGCCAGCCGGGATCAGACCATCATCAATGACCTGATGATCAATACCATGAACAACGGGGTCATTATTACCGATGACAAGGGCAATATTCAGGAGTTCAATTCGTTCGCCGAGAAGATTACGAACCGGGACCGCGAAAGCGTCATCGGCAATCCGATCTTCGCCTTCGAGCAGTTCGGCAACTACATTTATAATGTGCTGAAGAACAAGCAGCGCTTCCATGACATCGAGCTGACCTTCACGAACTCGCTCGACCACCGCACGATCTGTTTGTTCGACGCCATGCCGATCTTCGGCGACCGCGGCAACCTGATCGGCTCCTATGCCCAGTTCCGCGACATCACCGAGCGTTATGATCTCGAGAAGCAGATCATCACCTCCGAGAAGTTCTCGGCCATCGGCAAGCTCGCCGCGGGGCTTGCTCATGAGATCCGCAATCCGCTGACCTCCGTCATGGGCTTTATCTACCTGCTGCGTGAACGGGCCAAGACGGAATCCGAAAGCGGGTATCTCGATCTGATTTACTCCGAGCTCGAAACGATGAAGCAGCTCGTTTCAGATTTCGTCATGATGGCCAAGCCCGGTTCGCCGGACCGCAAGGACGTCGTGATCGAAGATCTGCTCAGGGACACCGTTCGTTTTATGGAAAGCCAGGCCAAGCTCAGCTCATCGACCATTACTGACTACATCCTGACTGAAGAAACGCCGATGCGCATTGACCCGATCCAGATCAAGCAGGTGCTCATCAACCTGATTCAGAATGCGCTGGAGGCGATGCCCGACGGAGGAGAGGTCAAAATCGAATCGCGTTTGGCCAATCCAAATAGTTACCAAATTACCATTTCAGATGAAGGAATTGGTATGACCGATGACGAAATGAGAGAGGTGATGAACCCCTTCTTCACAACGAAAGAAGCGGGATTGGGCCTGGGATTGTCGACCTGTTACCGGATTATCGAGAATCATAAGGGCAAGCTGTCGTTCACATCCCAAAAAGGAAGAGGCACGAAATTTACCATCGATCTTCCAAGATAG